The genomic window TTATAACTATCTCTTAACATCTCATAAGCTTCTGTTATTGATTTACAATAAGATAAAAGAATATTTTCTTTTCGTAAAGATACAGCTATAGGAAAAAAAGAAGTATGTTCTGTATTAATTACCAATATTTTTACTTCTGGTTTTATTGTACTTTCTTCTTTTATATTAAAATCTTCCATATCAAATAAAACAATATCTTCTATTACAACATCTTCATCTCTTGAAGAAATAGAAACTTTATCATCTGAGATATTTTTGATATTTGTTTTAATAGGTAAAATTAATTCAAAGGTACTTCCTTTGCCTAATGTACTAAAAGCTTTTATATCTCCACCTAATAAAGTAGCTAATTCTTTAGAAATCGCCAAACCAAGACCTGTTCCACCATATTTTCTTGTTGTACTTCCATCTGCTTGTTTAAATCTTTCAAAAACATAAGCTAATTTTTCTGTAGCAATTCCAATACCTTCATCAATTACTTTTATTGTAATATCGTTTGCATTATCTTCTAAAATAATATCTATTGTGCCTTTTTCAGTAAATTTTATTGCATTACTCATTAGATTTTTTATAATTTGTTTAATTCTATGGGAATCTGATAATAGAAATAACTCTTTTAATGAAGATTTATAATTCAAAATCAAACCTTTTTCATTTGCTAAAGGTTGCATCTCAAAAATTAAATCTTGAACTAATTGAAATAAATTTATTTTTGATAAACTTATAGTTAACTCCCCTGCTTCTATTTTTGATATATCTAACACATCATTAATAAGAATTAATAAATCATTTCCACAGCTATTAATTATTTTCATATTTTTTATCTGTTCGTTGTCAAGTTTTTTATTTTTATTTTTTGCCATAATTGAAGAAATGACAAGAATAGAATTTAAAGGAGTTTTTAATTCATGGGACATATTTGCTAGAAAATTACTTTTATATTTATCTGATTCAAGTAACTGTTTTTGTTGTTCTTTTAATTCATTTGCTAAATGATTCAACATCTTATTTTTAGCTTTCATCTTTTGTACATTTAGACAAGCATCAATACTTATATTTAATTTCACAATCAAATCTTGAAACATTGAGATTATATATTCAAAATTTACACTTTTATCTTTAAATATAATGATAAATATACCTTTTTGCAAAGGTAAAAATAAAAGAATATTTTCATCACTTAAATCAGAAATTCGTACACTTGATAAATCTTTTTTTTGTTCTTCTAATATTTCTTCATCTAATTCTAAACTATTATCATATGCTAAGTATTTATATAATTTATTATTTTCATCTATTAAATAAAAAAATCCATTTATAGCATTAGTCTCTTCAACAAATGTACTAAGCACTTCTTTAATCATACTATTTAAATCTAAACTGTTTCCTATGGAGCTATGACACTTATATGTCAAAGCTAAATGTTCCATAAACATATTTTCACCTTTTCAGATTAAAATAATTTTCTAATCTGAAAAATAATACCATAAATTAGGTTCTTAGTAAAGAAAATATATTTTAAAAATATATTTTAATTTTAGCTAACTTTAATTATTTAAAGTATATAATTCCGTCCACTTAAATTAATGGGGTATCGCCAAGCGGTAAGGCAACGGTTTTTGGTACCGTCACTCGAAGGTTCGAATCCTTCTACCCCATCCATTAGTTTAAGTAAAGTTTTCAACGGTGAGGTTGGAGAGTGGTCAAATCCTGCGGACTGTAAATCCGCCGCCTACGGCTTCGAAGGTTCGAATCCTTCTCTCACCACCACTTTTTTAAAAGAAAAAATGGCTCGATAGCTCAGTCGGTAGAGCAAAGGATTGAAAATCCTTGTGTCGACAGTTCGATTCTGTCTCGAGCCACCATTTCTTTTGAAGTCTTAAATATACACATGTGCGAGTGTGGCGGAATAGGTAGACGCGCGGGACTTAAAATCCCGTTCCGGTTTCGGAGTGTGAGTTCGATTCTCACCATTCGCACCACGTTGTGTGATACAAATCCTTTTTTATAAAACTCAAAAATTTAAAACAAAACTTGAACTATATTAGATTACAGATTTTTTCAATTTTACAACTGTGATAAAAATATATTTTTATCACTCAATAATTTATAAACTAAGTTCTATTATAAATTGAGCACCTCTATATGATTTATCATTATACATAAACTCTTTATTTTTAACAAAAATTTGACCATCTAAATGTTTTGTAATTATCTCTTCTGTCATATAAAGTCCAATTCCTGTACCTTGTGATTTGTGTTTTGTACTAAAATATGGCTCAAATATTTTATCTATATTTTCATCTTCAATTCCACCTGCATTATCTTTTATATATATTAAAATAGTATCTTTATCACTTTTTAGAACATCTATAAATATAAGTTTTTCAAATTCGTTAGGTAATTTAATTAATTCATCTCTTGCATTATTTAAAATATTAATTAAAGCTTGAACCAATTCATTTTCATAAGTAATTAATTCTATATTCTCAATATTTTCTATAATTTTTATATCTTTTGCATTAAACTGTGCAGAAATTAAATCCAAAGTTGTTTCAAATAAAGTACCAATATAAACTTTTGATTTCACTTTATTTGGACTAAAAAAGTTTCTAAAGTCATCTATTGTTTTAGATAAATGCTGAGCTGAAGAATTAATTTTTCTAGATGCTTCAAAGAAGAATTCATCAGTTAATACACCCATCTCTTTTTGTAGTACCATTCCAGTTGATGCTGTTGTAATTGTTGATAATGGTTGTCTCCATTGGTGAGCTATATTTGCTATCATTTCGCCCATAGCTGCCATTTTTGATTGTTGATGTAAGATTGTTTGTTGTTTATTCAATTCAATTTTATACTCTTTGAATTTATTTTCTAAGTAAATTGAAACATATTTTGAGATAATTAATAACATGATTATTAATACAAAACCAATAATTAAAATATTTTTAATATAATTTTCATATTTTTCATCTAATCTTTTTTTAGTTTCTAAAATTTCTTGGAAAATATCATCTTCATAAAAACCTGAACCAATAACCCAATTCCAATCTTTATAACCTTTTACATAACTAGTTTTTTTTGCAGCTTCATTAGAATAAGGTTTCGAATTTTGAATATAAGTATAATATCCATCTCCACTTTTTCCTATTTGCCATAATTTTAAAGTTATTTCTTTCACATCATTTGGCATTTTATCTATATTTAAACCAACTAAATTCTTACTAAAATGATTTAAATATTCTTTATTCTTATCTATAATAAAAATATAACCTGCTTTATCAAATTTAATTAAATTTATATATTCTAAAGCTTGTTTTTGTATATTTCTTTCAAAATCATCAAAATATTCACCACTACCAATTGCTATATTTAATGGCTCAAAATATTTATAAAATGATATTTTTTTTCCTATTTCTTTATTTGAATTTGGTTTATACCAATAATATTCATCAAATCTTTCTGTTTTATCTTTTATTGTTTTTACTATTGTTTCAAAAAGTTTATAACCTTTTACATCTGTATAATTTAAAAAATTATTGCCTTCAATTGAAGTATCAATAGGATGAGACAGTTTTACACCATTTACATCATCCATAAAATAGTATCCTCGACCATCGTTAAATCTAATATCGTTAAATGCAACTTTAATTAGCTGAAAAATTTCTTCTTTACTTTTTGTATCTTTATATTTATTATAAATTCCAGTTGCAATCGCATGAGCTTCATAAACCCTAGTTTTAACATTTTTTTTCAACTCTTGTTCTGTACTTTTTTGTAAATGTTCTATAAATGTATATACTCTATTTACTTCTTCTTGTATTAGTTCTTTTTTTTCTAAAACATATTTCTCTTCTATCTCTTTTTTTTCTTCAATAAATGTTTTTTTATTCTCAAAATATAAAAATAAAATCACAAACAATGAAATAATTATTACAAATATTGATGGTGTAAATTTTATTATTTTTAAAAGTTTTTCTTCTTTTGCAATTTTCATTTTAATACTTAATATTGGATTAACACTGAGAAATTGTAGCAGTTTTTTATTTTAAAGTAAAACAAATTTTATTATTTTTTTATTATCCTGAATAAAAGTATTGCTTTGTTATAATCAAACTTTAAAAATATAAATAAGGATAATTATGTCAAAAATAGGAATATTAGTAGCAAGTTCGAATAATAATTTAAAATTAGGATTAAAACTTCAAGAAATTGCAAAAACTCTTGGTTATGAAGCTGAGTTAATAAATTTAGTTGATTTAAGACTACCTTTATATAGTACAGTAGAAGAACAAGAAAATGGAATTCCAGAGGTTGTTTTAGATCTTGCAACAAAAATATTAGCATTAAATACATTTATAATTGTAGCTCCTGAATATAATGGGGTAATGCCTCCTGTATTAAACAATGCAATGGCATGGACGTCAAGAGCAACAAAAGATTGGAGAGATGCTTTCAATGAAAAAACAGTTGCTCTAGCAACTCACAGTGGTGGAGGTGGAGCAAAAGGTCTTCAAGCTATGAGAATACAATTTCAACATTTAGGTGCAAATATTCTTGCAAGAGAAATTTTAACTACTTACGAAAAACCTTTAAATGAAGAAACAGCAATTTCTATGATTAATAATCTTGTAAAACTATCTAAAGCTTAAGAGTTAACTCTTAGGCTTCTAGTAAAATTTCACGTTTTGGTTCACTTATATAATATCCTTGAGCATAATCAAAACCTAACTCTTTAACTTTCTCAAAAATCTCTTTTGATGATACAAACTCAGCAATTGTTTTAAATCCTTGTCTTTTAGCAAAATCAAGTATCGTTATTACAATTTCTTGACTATTTTTATTTACTAAAATATCTTTAATCAAAGAGCCATCTATTTTTATATAATCTGCATTTAATTTTATTAAATATTCGAAATTTGAATATCCGCTCCCAAAGTCATCAATCGCAATTTTGCAACCCAAAGCTCTTACTGTATCAATAAAACTATTAACTTCAGAGAAATCATCAATTCCTTCTGATTCAACTATTTCAAATACTACTTTTGAAGCAATATCGTACTCTTTTAGCATTTCCATCACATATGAAGAGATAATTTTACTTTTTATATCTTCAAGAGTTAAATTTATAGAAAATTCATAATCTTTATCTTTAAAATATTCAAATGATTTTTTTATAACTCGTTTTGTAAGTTTTAAATATTGTTTCGATTTTTTTGCAATATTTAAAAAATAATATGGAGAAATAGCTATTCCACGTTCGTCAATCAATCTAACTAATGCTTCATATTTTTCAATTTTATTTGTTTTTATATTGTATATTGCTTGATAATATGGAATAATACTATCACTTTCAAAAGCTTTTTTTAACTTACTTGTCCACATAATATTTTTTTCATAAATTTTCTCAATTTCTAATTTTTTGTCATAAATATGAATATCTTTATTTACTTTTGAATATCGTTGTATTATGTTTGCAGTTTTTTTCAAACTATCTTTTTCTTCAAAAGATAAACTAAAACGCATTTGAACATAGATTTCTTTACCTTTTATCTTTAAAGGAGAAGATGAAATAGAATCTGTAATAAACTTTATAAATCTAATGAAGTGTTCTCTATCCTCATTATCTGCTAAAATTGCAAATTCATCTGAATAAATTCTATATAAAGAGTATTTATTTCCCATGAATTTTCTAAATTCTTTTGAAATAATTTTTAAAACTTCATCCCCAACCTCATATCCATAAAAATCATTTATATCCCCAAATCCATTTATATCTAAAAGTGATAAAGAAGGTTTTTTTGATTTTTTAATATCTTCAAATAACTTAAATCTATTCCCCTCTTTTGTTAAAAAATCTTCCCTTAAACTTTTTTCTAACTCTATTGATTTATGAATTAAATCTGTTATTTCATGCCTAATTGCAATGTACTCTATTATTTCATTATCTTCAT from Arcobacter venerupis includes these protein-coding regions:
- a CDS encoding sensor histidine kinase, producing MKIAKEEKLLKIIKFTPSIFVIIISLFVILFLYFENKKTFIEEKKEIEEKYVLEKKELIQEEVNRVYTFIEHLQKSTEQELKKNVKTRVYEAHAIATGIYNKYKDTKSKEEIFQLIKVAFNDIRFNDGRGYYFMDDVNGVKLSHPIDTSIEGNNFLNYTDVKGYKLFETIVKTIKDKTERFDEYYWYKPNSNKEIGKKISFYKYFEPLNIAIGSGEYFDDFERNIQKQALEYINLIKFDKAGYIFIIDKNKEYLNHFSKNLVGLNIDKMPNDVKEITLKLWQIGKSGDGYYTYIQNSKPYSNEAAKKTSYVKGYKDWNWVIGSGFYEDDIFQEILETKKRLDEKYENYIKNILIIGFVLIIMLLIISKYVSIYLENKFKEYKIELNKQQTILHQQSKMAAMGEMIANIAHQWRQPLSTITTASTGMVLQKEMGVLTDEFFFEASRKINSSAQHLSKTIDDFRNFFSPNKVKSKVYIGTLFETTLDLISAQFNAKDIKIIENIENIELITYENELVQALINILNNARDELIKLPNEFEKLIFIDVLKSDKDTILIYIKDNAGGIEDENIDKIFEPYFSTKHKSQGTGIGLYMTEEIITKHLDGQIFVKNKEFMYNDKSYRGAQFIIELSL
- a CDS encoding bifunctional diguanylate cyclase/phosphodiesterase, whose amino-acid sequence is MNLTLEYGLLFIAILIIIYLLSELKNKRKLKRENHILKQYREVVEDSNIISKSDLRGNITYVNDKFCEVTLYEREEIINKPHSILKGENSKEVFKELWETISNKKTWRGFLRNRRKDGEFYYVNITIRPILDEDNEIIEYIAIRHEITDLIHKSIELEKSLREDFLTKEGNRFKLFEDIKKSKKPSLSLLDINGFGDINDFYGYEVGDEVLKIISKEFRKFMGNKYSLYRIYSDEFAILADNEDREHFIRFIKFITDSISSSPLKIKGKEIYVQMRFSLSFEEKDSLKKTANIIQRYSKVNKDIHIYDKKLEIEKIYEKNIMWTSKLKKAFESDSIIPYYQAIYNIKTNKIEKYEALVRLIDERGIAISPYYFLNIAKKSKQYLKLTKRVIKKSFEYFKDKDYEFSINLTLEDIKSKIISSYVMEMLKEYDIASKVVFEIVESEGIDDFSEVNSFIDTVRALGCKIAIDDFGSGYSNFEYLIKLNADYIKIDGSLIKDILVNKNSQEIVITILDFAKRQGFKTIAEFVSSKEIFEKVKELGFDYAQGYYISEPKREILLEA
- a CDS encoding sensor histidine kinase, translated to MFMEHLALTYKCHSSIGNSLDLNSMIKEVLSTFVEETNAINGFFYLIDENNKLYKYLAYDNSLELDEEILEEQKKDLSSVRISDLSDENILLFLPLQKGIFIIIFKDKSVNFEYIISMFQDLIVKLNISIDACLNVQKMKAKNKMLNHLANELKEQQKQLLESDKYKSNFLANMSHELKTPLNSILVISSIMAKNKNKKLDNEQIKNMKIINSCGNDLLILINDVLDISKIEAGELTISLSKINLFQLVQDLIFEMQPLANEKGLILNYKSSLKELFLLSDSHRIKQIIKNLMSNAIKFTEKGTIDIILEDNANDITIKVIDEGIGIATEKLAYVFERFKQADGSTTRKYGGTGLGLAISKELATLLGGDIKAFSTLGKGSTFELILPIKTNIKNISDDKVSISSRDEDVVIEDIVLFDMEDFNIKEESTIKPEVKILVINTEHTSFFPIAVSLRKENILLSYCKSITEAYEMLRDSYNLVIIDEDNCDIDIFEFIDFCKEKQLNKIILSSKRIEDEDYLDKQFLKDELFKKIINYLGK
- a CDS encoding NADPH-dependent FMN reductase; translation: MSKIGILVASSNNNLKLGLKLQEIAKTLGYEAELINLVDLRLPLYSTVEEQENGIPEVVLDLATKILALNTFIIVAPEYNGVMPPVLNNAMAWTSRATKDWRDAFNEKTVALATHSGGGGAKGLQAMRIQFQHLGANILAREILTTYEKPLNEETAISMINNLVKLSKA